AAACTGGCCGGCCCCCGCTCCGCGATGGTCGCGGTCTACCGCCATTTTGGTAAGCTCATAAACACCGTTTTCAATACGACGCAGGGCTACGGTGCCGATGATCTTTTCATCTTTGGCTATAAAATATACGCTGCCGCCGGTTTTAATGATGGCTTCTTCGGGGTTTTCCAGTACCCATTTGTCAAAAGGTTCTACCACAAAATGTTCTTCCAGCCAGGCCTTGTTAAACTTATCAAAGTAGGGGGCGTATTGCGGCTGATAATCGATAACCTGTAATTCCATGTGCTTAATTATTTTGATCGATACAAAATAAAGATGTTCGTGAATAGTAAAACAGATGCAGTTTTATTAATTTTGAGCATAACAGATTTTGATATGGAAAGCCCGGCAACCACAACAGATAACGACTTTTTATATGCGCAGATAGCGGCCCGCATAGAAAAGCAGATTAAACAAAACCTGCTTAAACCCGGCGATAAACTGCCATCAGTTAGGATGCTAAGCCAGGAGCAGGGCATCAGCCTCAGCACAGCTTACAAAGCGTATGTCGAACTGGAAAATATGGGTTTGATAGAAGCCCGAACCAAATCGGGCTATTACGTAAAATACCTGCCGGCAAGGTTTGCCAGCGTGCCCGAAACCAAACTACCTGTAAAAAAAGCGGGCGATGCGAGTGTGGCCGAAATGATAGCGATGGTTTACCGCCATATGTCGGAAGATAGCGTTTTGCAGTTGTCCCGCTCATCGCCGCCTTTAAGTTTGATCCCTTTGGCTAAGCTCAGCAAATCCATGCTCGAGTCGATTCGTAACAGCCCGTCGGGTAATATCACT
The sequence above is a segment of the Mucilaginibacter celer genome. Coding sequences within it:
- a CDS encoding GNAT family N-acetyltransferase; protein product: MELQVIDYQPQYAPYFDKFNKAWLEEHFVVEPFDKWVLENPEEAIIKTGGSVYFIAKDEKIIGTVALRRIENGVYELTKMAVDRDHRGAGAGQFLCQAGIDKARELGVKKLVLFSNRVLKNAIHIYHKLGFVEIPVEPGTYQRADIMMEINFSDN